Proteins encoded in a region of the Coffea eugenioides isolate CCC68of chromosome 4, Ceug_1.0, whole genome shotgun sequence genome:
- the LOC113769147 gene encoding uncharacterized protein LOC113769147, whose product MGVCVTKMEAYDHLKVVGFIKGYNNWIAHEELSNYYEATSNSENTSIGVSNGTNDMQDLVHDVFGIPHGTNELNREGDFPVSEAEKFYKLIDDSQQDLYSGCKNFSKLSFIIRLLHLKCLGKMSNKIFNMLVELLREAFSEAMTNLPSSYYEAEKLMNTLGLGYEKIDACPNDCSLYWGSAEKRTSCETCNELRWVASENDPTSEKRKIPQKVLWHFPLKSRLQRLFMSSKIASQMRWHEEKRTKDGCMRHPADSPAWQTFDHLHPEFAKDCRNVRLGLASDGFNPFNNMSSTHSTWPVVLIPYNLPPWMCMKQPYFMLSLLIPGPSSPGNNIDVYLQPLVKELTELWDFGIQTYDASQKENFQLHAALLWTISDFPGYAMLSGWSTKDSKHKFRKQAQFFDGTEEHGKRPPLQTGDMIVSELGDLQIKFGKLVKGNPKLPFNWKKRSIFFDLPYWKDNVLRHNLDFMHIEKNVCENIWGTLLDIEDKAKDHYNSRRDLREMGIRKELHPIETEPGKVYLPPSSFAMDKKQKTMFCNVLKKVKVPDGYAANISRCVRVKPPRISGLKSHDNHILMQQLMPIALRKTLPKSVRYPLI is encoded by the exons ATGGGTGTTTGTGTGACTAAAATGGAAGCATATGATCATTTGAAAGTGGTAGGCTTTATCAAGGGTTATAATAATTGGATAGCACATGAAGAACTTTCAAACTACTATGAAGCCACATCTAATTCTGAAAATACATCAATTGGGGTTTCAAATGGGACTAATGACATGCAAGACTTGGTCCATGATGTATTTGGGATACCACATGGAACAAATGAATTGAATAGAGAAGGGGACTTTCCTGTTTCAGAGGctgaaaaattttacaaattgatTGATGATTCTCAACAGGATTTGTACAGTGGTTGCAAAAATTTCTCGAAGTTGTCTTTCATTATTCGTTTGCTTCACCTAAAATGCCTTGGTAAGATGAGTAACAAGATTTTTAATATGCTTGTTGAGTTGTTGAGAGAAGCATTTTCGGAGGCCATGACTAATTTGCCTTCTTCTTACTATGAGGCTGAGAAATTGATGAATACATTGGGGCTGGGTTATGAAAAGATCGATGCATGTCCTAATGATTGTTCTCTTTATTGGGGTAGTGCTGAAAAAAGAACTTCATGCGAAACATGTAACGAGCTTAGGTGGGTTGCTTCAGAAAATGATCCAActagtgaaaaaagaaaaatccctCAAAAAGTATTGTGGCATTTTCCTTTAAAATCTAGATTACAAAGActatttatgtcttctaaaattgcatctcaaatGAGATGGCATGAGGAAAAACGTACAAAAGATGGTTGTATGAGACATCCAGCTGATTCTCCAGCTTGGCAAACTTTTGACCATCTACATCCAGAATTTGCTAAGGATTGTCGAAATGTTAGATTGGGGTTGGCATCTGACGGGTTTAATCCATTCAACAACATGAGTTCTACACACAGTACTTGGCCTGTAGTTTTAATACCATATAACTTACCTCCGTGGATGTGTATGAAGCAACCGTACTTCATGTTGTCCTTGTTAATACCCGGACCATCCTCTCCTGGGAATAATATTGATGTTTATCTACAGCCTCTAGTTAAAGAATTGACCGAATTGTGGGATTTTGGCATTCAAACTTATGATGcatcccaaaaagaaaattttcaattgcatgCAGCTCTGTTGTGGACCATTAGTGATTTCCCTGGATATGCAATGTTATCTGGCTGGAGCACTAAAG ATAGTAAGCATAAATTTAGAAAGCAAGCCCAATTCTTTGATGGCACCGAAGAACATGGAAAGCGACCACCATTGCAAACCGGGGATATGATTGTGAGTGAATTGGGAGACTtgcaaattaaatttggaaaacttGTGAAAGGTAATCCGAAGCTGCCTTTCAATTGGAAAAAGAGGAGTATTTTCTTTGACTTGCCATATTGGAAAGATAATGTCTTAAGACACAATCTTGACTTCATGCACATTGAGAAGAATGTTTGTGAAAATATTTGGGGGACATTGCTGGATATTGAGGATAAAGCAAAGGACCATTATAATTCCCGCCGTGATTTGAGAGAAATGGGAATAAGAAAAGAGCTGCATCCCATTGAGACAGAACCTGGAAAGGTTTACTTACCTCCATCTTCCTTTGCAATGgataaaaaacagaaaactatGTTTTGCAATGTGCTAAAAAAAGTGAAAGTTCCAGATGGTTATGCAGCTAACATCTCAAGATGCGTTCGAGTAAAGCCACCAAGAATTTCGGGGCTTAAAAGTCATGATAATCATATTCTAATGCAGCAATTGATGCCTATAGCTTTGAGAAAGACTTTGCCAAAATCAGTGCGCTATCCTTTGATTTGA